From a single Geothermobacter ehrlichii genomic region:
- a CDS encoding phosphate-starvation-inducible PsiE family protein, translating into MRRLIFGTRSYHWFERLVVAALTALVSISVVLTLIQSGVELYQVVLTGPALFDHNQFIKVFASFMTVLIALEFNHTVLADITTKKPIVKVRAVLLVAMLALARKVVLVDFKEVSYTSMLGLAVLIICVSGAYWAVRRDEFLSEGESEEGRD; encoded by the coding sequence GTGCGACGTCTGATTTTCGGCACCCGAAGCTATCACTGGTTCGAACGCCTGGTGGTGGCCGCCCTGACCGCGCTGGTCAGCATTTCGGTGGTTCTCACCCTGATCCAGTCCGGCGTCGAGCTTTACCAGGTCGTTCTCACCGGCCCGGCCCTGTTCGACCACAACCAGTTCATCAAGGTTTTCGCCTCGTTCATGACCGTGCTCATCGCGCTCGAATTCAATCACACCGTGCTGGCCGACATCACCACCAAGAAGCCGATCGTCAAGGTGCGCGCGGTGTTGCTGGTGGCCATGCTCGCCCTGGCCCGAAAGGTGGTGCTGGTCGATTTCAAGGAGGTTTCCTACACCTCGATGCTGGGCCTTGCGGTGCTGATCATCTGCGTTTCCGGCGCCTACTGGGCGGTGCGCCGGGACGAGTTCCTGTCGGAGGGCGAGTCGGAGGAGGGACGTGATTGA
- a CDS encoding TIGR01212 family radical SAM protein (This family includes YhcC from E. coli K-12, an uncharacterized radical SAM protein.), whose translation MREKRYRLFSEVMKRRFGGRVHKISVDAGFGCPNRQGGRRGGGCIFCDPGGSGAVGIDRGLDVAGQIEAGKEVMTRKYKAKRFMAYFQPFSNTFAPVERLRILYDAALEVPDVVGLAVGTRPDCLPDEVLDLLAEYHRRTCFWLEIGLQSSHDATLAAIGRGHDYACFLDAFRRAKARGLQVCVHVILGLPGETREQMLATADEMARLQVDGIKLHLLHVLEGTELGRMYRDGGVDVMERDAYVDLVCDVIERLHPATLIQRLTGDGPRDRLLAPLWSLNKWEVLNAIDDELQRRGSRQGSRLCHPAAT comes from the coding sequence ATGCGCGAAAAACGGTACCGGCTCTTTTCCGAGGTGATGAAGCGGCGGTTCGGCGGCCGGGTGCACAAGATCTCCGTCGATGCCGGTTTCGGCTGTCCCAACCGCCAGGGCGGACGGCGGGGAGGCGGCTGCATCTTCTGCGACCCCGGCGGCTCCGGCGCCGTCGGCATCGATCGCGGGCTGGACGTTGCCGGCCAGATCGAGGCCGGCAAGGAGGTGATGACCCGCAAGTACAAGGCGAAGCGGTTCATGGCCTATTTTCAGCCGTTTTCCAACACCTTCGCCCCCGTCGAACGGCTTCGGATTCTCTACGACGCCGCCCTGGAGGTGCCCGATGTCGTCGGCCTGGCGGTCGGCACCCGCCCCGACTGCCTGCCGGACGAGGTGCTCGACCTGTTGGCCGAATACCACCGGCGCACCTGTTTCTGGCTCGAAATCGGTCTGCAGAGCAGCCACGACGCCACCCTGGCCGCCATCGGCCGCGGACACGACTACGCCTGCTTTCTCGACGCCTTCCGGCGGGCGAAGGCGCGGGGGCTGCAGGTCTGCGTGCACGTGATTCTCGGCCTGCCGGGCGAGACGCGTGAACAGATGCTGGCCACCGCCGACGAGATGGCGCGTCTGCAGGTCGACGGCATCAAGCTGCACCTGCTGCACGTGCTGGAAGGGACCGAGCTGGGGCGGATGTACCGCGACGGCGGGGTTGACGTCATGGAGCGGGACGCCTATGTTGATCTGGTCTGCGACGTCATCGAGCGGCTGCATCCCGCAACCCTGATCCAGCGGCTGACCGGCGACGGGCCGCGGGATCGCCTGCTGGCGCCGCTCTGGTCGCTGAACAAGTGGGAGGTGCTCAACGCCATCGACGACGAGCTGCAGCGGCGGGGAAGCCGGCAGGGGAGCCGGCTGTGCCATCCGGCAGCCACCTGA